Genomic DNA from Solanum pennellii chromosome 3, SPENNV200:
GTAATAAACTAAAAGTAAACACCAAAACAATGACTTActcagaaaaaaatattatttttttaaatgacttcCGTCAGATAAAAAACAACTTAATACGAAATAAAATGAGATcctaaaagttgaaaaataattaacataaatagaAGAGTAATAGAGAATTACTTCAGGTGTTATTCCAACTTGAATTAAAAGTGGACTAATAAGCATTCCTCCTCCAATTCCAAATACACCACCCAATACTCCTGCTAGAAGTGCCATTAATGGGAAAATGAACATTCTTGAAGGTCCATTATTCTTTGTTGCACATGTTATTTCCTACATAAATAAGACaaatttaataaacaaaattacACAAATTAATTAACTTCCTATAGTTTATTTGACAATAATACGGTGGAATAAGTTATAATTcctattttaaatcaaatgacCTTGTAACGAAAAGGTTttatcatcacatatatatattaatatcatttttaatcAGATTTCGTATAGATTTaatgttaggttgtggagcctgattaatatttgatatactgtcatatattaatgtttatgcGGTTTAACCTCCGTGGTGAGGTTGTCAGGGGTTATTGGAGGGTGGGAGCCCCCCATCCGAAGGAGGGGTTCGGTGCAGCGCCTCAACCCAATTTTTAGGCTGCAatatttattcttcatttattctCTGTAGCCTAAAATAttctgaattattaatatatatatccaccgccgtggaagtttactcacgggacATTATtacgaaatattggtttctctctttctctctctagatctcttatctctttctcttgaaagttcttgtgttcttaattTATCAAGTGTgtgtgaattcgatcctaacattcAAAGCATGTCAAGTAAATTGAAATGacgataaattaatattaaaatattattttgttatttaatatatacCTGTTTCTTGGAAGGTAAATTTTGGTGGTTTTCTCTGTTGTAAAAGATCCATGATGTAAAAATTATTGCTAGAGGAAATTGAACTGATGAGATGATCCAATATACTACTCCACATGCCTTCATATGAATTATTCCCTacacaacaataaaaattaacgataaataatttttatttttaatcaataaaagaAATTCATCGCTAATCTTATTCGATATTCGATagcaaaataatattgaaatttaattcaaatataaatatttgcaatagattaaaaaaaaaagaattaacgataaataatttttatttttaatcaataaaagaAATTCATCTCTAATCTTATTcgataacaaaataatattgaaatttaattcaaatatagATATTTGCGATAGATTAATGTCTTTGATGTCATCTTATTATATTCCTTCGAATCATAATAAAATGATACGATTTGACACAATACAATCTAAATATTTCAGAATTATTTCTCTGCATTACTTAggaatatcatttatgtttgttttaggatTATAATTTCACtcaattttatctatttttctcaaaatatacttgacataaaaaatatattattcctaaaacaaacataagtgaTATTCCTATGTAATTTTTCAAACATAAATAACTACTAAAATTAcctaattatttcattaagattTAAATCTCATTCAGACTCCCTCAAAAATCGAGATAAGATCACATGACtcattaaaataagttaaagtaaagtaataatattaaatgGAAAAAGCATGTAAAGACAAAAAGGGAAGATCCACACTTATCGACAagttgtaaataaataaaaataaaacataaattttagttaaaaaGTTTAAAGCCccttattaaaatttatagatttagaccattaattaattttgtttattcGTTCTTGTTAAATcatgtataaatttatttgtacGATCAAATATTTCTAACAAACTAATAAATGCATATTATGTAATGCGTATATAAACTTCTCTTACTTAATTAGTGATtggttattatattattcatctCATTGAATTAATAGAATCACCAAGTTCAAATATTCAATGAGTTAAATAATCTTACAAAGTTAATTAACTATGTTACCTTAATTAATAGCTCTATTTCAATCATAAgactaattatattttcatcattagaCAAAGGATAggctaattcatatttttttcgaAATTATTACTATCTTTTATCCCCAACTAAGCAATTCATAATAGTATGAAAAGTCTAAGTTAGAGCAGATCAATATACTATGCATGAGAgtcttattttataattttataagaatttattttcactgtttaaaataataactttttaatcacgtaataataaatttatcagttacgtaaaacataaacaataacAAGTAATTAAAAGACAAAAGAGGAAGGAAACATACTTGTCCATATCGATTGCCACGAAGAAGAtaaagggaaaagaaagaaaaccaAATCATTATTAATACTCCCATTTTCATCCatggaatattttttattcctttttcttctttttgcaATAAAGGTCCCTCAATTTCCTCAATATTCTCTTTTTTCCTCATAACTTCTTCAGATTCAATTTTCCAATAATAAATTCCtgatttaaatgtcttgaaagTGCACCAAGCAAGAAATATTGCAAATAGAATAGTAATAAGCCATTCTGGGAAAACAAGATTGCAAATTACTCCAATACTAACTCCCAATAAAATACATGGTTGTGAGAGTAAAGCTATGTCAAAATCAACCAATATTTTTCCACCATGTTTGGCACTTGGTAAGAACATGCTACAAACAACATTGGCTATCGAGCCTCCGGTTACCTGTTGAGACataatatataactaaataaattataaaatatatatctataataatataaaattttacatgAGATGATAATACACTTCAACGTGATatcaaaacaagtaaaaaaacatatataaatttaaatctcATTGTTGTAACAAAGAAGAACATTTTGATGTATTTGACCTTTGAAAAGGAATCACGCGTGttgaaatataatataattgtgCTCTTCAAAACAGATCAAACTTTTAATCAGACATGCATATCAGGGATAATGCATGAAGTTCCGAGTTTATACGTATGGTTAAACTTTCAAAATCTGCTTATTAAATAAgaagtatttttttatcatttttttttcaaaaaaaatattttgaaggacgATTTGTATTTAGATGATCAATTTTAGAAACAGTTTTGACCTATTactcaaaaatgttttttttctttctaaaagcTTAGTCAAACATCTCAACTTTTCTTAAGCATTTCGATTAAAAAACTAAGCCAAACAGACGATAAATCTCGTTGCTAGCTACCCCCCAAGAAAAAGAACAAGGTATTTCGAAGAATTCGACATATGAATAGGAATCAAGCAACACGTAACAAACATGTTAAGAcgtaaaataattaagtaaataaaaatatactgtctaaataaattaaatgaaatagtCATACAGTTCGAACAAACATTACCATAAAAGCAGAGAAACTTGAGGCTGTTTTGAGATCAACACCAGCAACAATTATTAAAATTGGTACATATAATCCACCACCTCCAATTCCACCAGCACTAGAAATAGAAGCTGCAATAAAGCAAAAAATTCCAGCTAACACAGTAGGGGCTCCAATttttagattattattattggaATCTCCAaagtttttttgttgt
This window encodes:
- the LOC107012692 gene encoding sulfite exporter TauE/SafE family protein 2-like, producing the protein MNIHKKYLQCLFFLIIILTICGFSLAKQTNPTSNKLNFNKFLNSIYEWRIQQQKNFGDSNNNNLKIGAPTVLAGIFCFIAASISSAGGIGGGGLYVPILIIVAGVDLKTASSFSAFMVTGGSIANVVCSMFLPSAKHGGKILVDFDIALLSQPCILLGVSIGVICNLVFPEWLITILFAIFLAWCTFKTFKSGIYYWKIESEEVMRKKENIEEIEGPLLQKEEKGIKNIPWMKMGVLIMIWFSFFSLYLLRGNRYGQGIIHMKACGVVYWIISSVQFPLAIIFTSWIFYNRENHQNLPSKKQEITCATKNNGPSRMFIFPLMALLAGVLGGVFGIGGGMLISPLLIQVGITPEITAATCSFMVFFSSTMSAVQYLFLGMEHVNTALIFAIICLIASLIGLVVVQRAIEHHGRASLIVFSVGIVMALSTVLITSFGAFDVWRDYTSGEYMGFKPPC